The nucleotide sequence AGGCGACCATCTGCTCCTGCAACAACGTCACCAAGGGCTCCATCTGCGCCGCCATCGGAGAAGGGGGGATCACCGACGTCGGGGGCGTGAAGGCCACCAGCCGGGCCGGGACGACGTGTGGGGGCTGCGTCCCGCTCCTAGCCGATCTCCTCCGGGACGAGCTGCTCAAGGCCGGGGTGGTCGTCCGCAACGATCTGTGCGAGCACTTCGCCCACAGCCGGCAGGAGCTGTTCGACATCGTGCGGCTCCGGAGGATCGGGACCTTCGCCGAGCTGCTGGCCGGATACGGACAGGGTCGGGGATGCGAGATATGCAAGCCGGCGGTGGCCTCGATGCTGGCCTCGCTCGGCAGCGGGTACATCCTCGACGGGGAGCAGGCCGGCCTGCAGGACACCAACGACCACTTCCTGGCGAACCTGCAGCGGGACGGGAGCTACTCGGTCGTACCCCGGGTGCCCGGGGGAGAGATCACGCCCGACCAGCTGATCACCATCGGTGAGGTGGCTCGAGAGTTCGGCCTGTACACGAAGATAACCGGGGGGCAGCGGATCGACCTGTTCGGCGCACGCGTCGAGCAGCTCCCGGCGATCTGGGCCCGGCTCATCGACGCCGGCATGGAGTCGGGTCACGCCTACGGCAAGGCGCTGCGCACGGTGAAGTCCTGTGTGGGCCGGACCTGGTGTCGCTACGGGGTGCAGGACTCGACGAGCATGGCGGTCCGGCTCGAGCTGCGCTACCGGGGTCTGCGGGCCCCCCACAAGATCAAGTCGGCGGTGTCGGGATGCACCCGGGAGTGCGCCGAGGCCCAGAGCAAGGACTTCGGGGTCATCGCCACCGAGAGGGGATGGAACCTCTACGTGGGCGGGAACGGCGGGATGCGCCCGCAGCACGCCGAGCTGCTGGCCTCCGACCTGGACGACGACACGCTCATCCGGTACATCGACCGCTTCTTGATGTTCTACATCCGTACGGCGGGCCGGCTCGAGCGCACCGCCACCTGGTTGAACAAGCTCGACGGTGGGATCGACTACCTCCGCAGCGTCGTGGTGGACGACCTGCTCGGCGTCGGTCCGGAGCTGGAGGCGGAGATGGACCGCCATGTGGCCGGCTACGAGTGCGAGTGGAAGGCCACCGTCGCCGATGCGGACCGGGCCGCCCGGTTCCGGACCTTCCTCAACGACGACCGGCCCGATCCCAGCATCGTCAGGGTCCGGGAGCGGGGCCAGATGCGCCCGGCCCACCGTCACGAGAAGGACCACGCGGGGGCGGGCCGGTGAGCGCGCGGACCAGGGCACCCGGCGGAGCGCCGGTCGGCGCACAGATGGCGGGGGCCGAGACGGTCGACCTCTGGGTCGACGTGTGCGCCCTGGACGAGCTGACTCCCGATCGCGGGGCGTGCGTGCTGGTGGGCTCGGAGCAGGTGGCCCTGTTCCGCCTCTCGGGTGAGGACCGGGTCTACGCCCTGTCCAACCTCGATCCGTTCAGCGAGGCGTACGTCCTGTCGCGCGGCATCGTGGGGTCGAAGGGGGACACGCCGAAGGTGGCCTCTCCGGTCTACAAGCAGAGCTTCGACCTGCGCACCGGGCAATGCGTGGACGACGGATCGGTGTCGGTCCCGGCCTACCCGGTGGCCCTGTCCGGCGGAAGGGTTCTCGTGGGAATCGGGTGAGCCTGCTCCCGGCCATGGCCTCCGTAGACGACGCTCCTCACCCCTCTTCCCCGTCGCGGGGAGGCGCGGGTGGCCGTGGTCCCCGGGCGGACAGAGGCCGCTCACAAAGGCCCCCGTCCGCTGTGAGCGGCCCGTCACTCTGCCTTCGCGCTCCGGCAATCGGCGGGCAACCGGACTGCTGTTGAGTTGCCCAGGTCGGCGGCACGTCGCTCGGTCACCGGCGGACGCCGCGACGTGCTCACCGAGCAGGAACCAACCACAAGGAGGAACGGCAGTGACCGTCGGAATACAGGAGGCCCTGGGAGACCAGGCCGAGCTGGCCACCACCAAGGCCCGGATACTGCGCCGAAGCTGGCCTTCGTACCTGTTGAGCTCCATGCTGGCCGGCGCCTTCGTCGGGGTGGCGGTGCTGCTCATGGTGATGGTGAGCGCGTCGTGGATCGTCTCCAAGGGGCCGGTGGCCAAGCTCGTCGAGGGGTCGGTGTTCGGCGTGGCGCTGGCCCTGGTCGTGTTCGCCGGGGCGGAGCTGTGGACCGGCAACGCCATGGTGATGGCTCAGGGCCTGATGAAGCGCACCGCCTCGCTGTCCGACGCGGTCGCGGTATGGGTCGGGTCGTTCGTCGGGAACCTGGTGGGATCGATCGGCTTTGCCGTGCTGGTCAACGCCAGCGGGGTCCTGCACACCGGAGCGGAGAAGGGCAAGCCGGCGGTGTTCGTCACCGCGGTGGCGGCGCTGGTGAAGTCGAAGGCGGCCCTGACGGGAGGCCAGCTGTTCTTCCGCTCGGTCCTCTGCAACATGCTGGTGTGCCTGGCGATGTGGATGGCGGCCCGGACCAAGAGCGACGCCGCCAAGCTGATCGTGCTGTCGTGGGGCCTGTTGGCCTTCGTGGCGTCGGGCTTCGAGCACTCCGTCGCCAACATGACGCTGTTCTCCCTGGGGGCCCTGGCCCACGTCGGCACGTGGTCGGAGCTGGCCCGCAACCTCATGTGGACCGGTCCCGGGAACCTGGTCGGGGGAGCCCTGCTCGTCGGTGCGGCGTACGGCTGGCTGGGCCGACCTCTTCCCGCCTCGGTGGGAAGGGTCGATCTGGCCGTCGAGCGGGTCGAGCCCGCTGCCGCGCCGGCCCCTGTGGCCGCCGCCAGCTGAGATCACCGGCCCGGCCCGGCTCGGCAAAGGCGCCGAGCCGGGCTCCGGTCACCCCCCTCCGGTCAACCCAGGATCACCTCGGCCACGGTGCGCATCTCGTCGAGGGAGCGGGCGCCGATGACCAGGCCGGTCACCCCCGCCTCCTCCCACATGGGCAGCTCGGCCCGGATCTGCTCCCGGGAGCCCACCAGGGAGATGTCGGCCACCATCTGCAGCGGGACGGCCGCCGTCGCCTCGTCCCGCCGGCCCTCGAAGAACAGGTCCTGGATCTGATCGGCCTCCTTCTCGTAGCCCATGCGAGAGAAGACGTTCTTGTGGAAGTTCATCTCCTTGGCGCCCATGCCGCCGATGTAGAAGCCGAGCATGGGCCGCATCGACTCCAGCACCTTGTCCCGCTCGTCGGTGACCACGATCGAGCAGTTGGTCAGGATCTCGAAGCGGTCGGGTGTGGTCCGGGCGCCGGGGCGGGAGAAGCCCTCGTTGAGCCAGCTCCGGTACATGTCTCCGACCTTGGGCGAGTAGTAGATCGGCAGCCACCCGTCGGCGATCTCGGCGGTCAGGGCCACGTTCTTCGGGCCCTCGGAGCCGAGCAGGATCGGCAGGTCGGCGCGCAGGGGATGGGTGATCGGGCGCAGCGGCTTGCCGAGCCCGAGGGAGTTGGGCCCGGTGTAGGGCAGGGGGAAGTGGGGCCCCGGGCTGGTGACGGGCGCCTCCCTCGCCAGCACCTGGCGGACGATGCCCACGAACTCGCGCGTGCGGGCCAGCGGCTTGCCGAAGGGCTGCCCGTACCAGCCCTCGACCACCTGCGGACCCGACAGCCCCAGGCCGAGCACCATCCGCCCGCCCGAGAGGTGGTCGATGGTCAGGGCGCTCATGGCCGTCGAGGTCGGCGTGCGGGCCGACATCTGGATGATCGAGGTGCCGAGGCGGACGCGACTCGTCGACGCGCCCCACCACGCCAGGGGGCTGAAGGCGTCCGACCCCCACGACTCCGCGGTGAAGACGATGTCGAAGCCGAGCTTCTCGGCCTCCAGGATCTTGTCGAGGGCGTCGGCGGGCGGCTGCGCCCCCCAGTACCCGAGCTGCAGACCGAGCTTCATGCCCCGACAGTAATGGCCAATGAGAACGTGTTCCAGATATGGTGCCGGCCATGCCCATCGACAAGGTCGTCGGCAGCTTCGACGAGGCGGTGGCCGACGTGGCGGACGGATCGCTCATCCACATCGGCGGCTTCGGGGGCCCGGCGGAGTACCCCAGCTACCTCATCGCCGCCCTGGCCCGGAAGGGGTCGAAGGGCCTCACCGTCACCGGCAACCACTCCGGTTTCTCGGAGGGCCAGCTGACGATGATGAAGCAGCGGATGTCGGGGATGATGGCCTACCCCGACGACTACTTCAGCCCCGGGATCCTGGTCGAGCGGGGGCAGGTGGCCAAGGGCATCCTGGCCTTCCCCGTCCTGCCCGGCGCCGCCCTCAAGGTCCCGTTCGAGGAGCTGCTGGAGAAGGGCGAGGTCGAGCTCGAGCTCATCGGCCAGGGCAGCCTGGCCGAGCGGATCCGGGCGGCCCGGGCGGGGATAGCCGCCTTCTACACACCGGTCGGGCCGGGGACGGTGACCCAGCGCGACAAGGACGTGCGCTGGTTCGACGGCCGTCCCCATCTGCTGGAGCGGGCCCTCAAGGGGGACTTCTCGATCATCCGGGCCCACAAGGCCGACCGGTGGGGCAACCTCGTGTACCGGGGCACGGCCCGCACCTTCAATGCCACCATGGCGGGCGGTTCCCACGTGACCATCGCCGAGGTGGACGAGATAGTGGAGCTCGGGGAGCTGGACCCCGAGTGCATCATCACCCCCGCCCCCTACGTGCAGCGGGTCGTGGTCCGGCCCCAGGAGCCGGTGTCGGACTGGAGGACGGCATGCTGAGCACCCCGCGATTCGAGGACAAGCCCCGGCTCGACGACTGGGCCATGGCCATGCGCGCCGCCCAGGAGCTCGAGGAGGGCGGCAAGGTCTTCAACCTCGGCTTCGGGATCCCGATGCTCATCTCGAGCTTCGTCGACCGCGACGCCGAGGTCCTGCTGCACTCCGAGAACGGCGTGATCGGCTTCGGCCCGGTCATCGAGGACCCCGAGCGGGCCGACCGGTACTGCATCAACGGCGGCGGCCAGCCCGTCGAGAAGCGGCCCGGAGTGGCCTTCATGTCCCACGAGGAGTCGTTTGCCCTGATCCGCGGGGGCTGGGTCGACGTCACCTTCCTGGGCGCCCTGCAGGTGGCGGCCAACGGGGACCTGGCCAACTGGAAGGTGCCCGGCAAGATCAGTGGCGCCCTCGGAGGGGGTCAGGACCTGGCCTTCTGCGCCAAGTCGGTGGTGTGCATAACGACCCACCAGACCAAGGACGGCACGCCGAAGATCGTGAACCGCCTCAGCCTGGACATCACCGCCCCGGCCTGCGTGAGGCGGATCATCAGCGACATCGCCGTCATCGACATCAACCCCGACGGGCTGGTCCTCCGGGAGGTCCTGCCGGGCTGGACCCCCGACGAGGTCCAGCAGGTGACCGAACCGGAGCTCTCCGTGGCCTCCGACCTGCTCGAGATGGCGCTCTAGAGGGCGCAGAGCGCCGTGGCCGACCGCACGCCGGTGATCGTGGGCGTCGGGCTGTCCGACTACCCGAAGGCGCCGCACCTCGACTCGGTGCAGCACCACGTGCAGGCCATGCAGCGGGCCCTCGAGGACTGCGGCCTGCCCAAGTCGGAGATCGACGGGTACATGTGCGCGGGCAGCCCGATGGGCGGGGACGACGCCGCCGGCATGGCCGAGTACCTGCGCATCGACCACCGGTTCATCGACGGGACCATGGTCGGGGGTTCGACCTTCGAGTTCTTCGTCCAGCACGCCGCCGCCGCCATCCAAGAGGGCCTCTGCGACACCGTGCTCATGACCTACGGCTCCAACCAGCTCTCGGCCCAGGGCCGGATGCTGGGCAGCCGGGGCTTCCAGGGCCGGGGGGCGCGGGTGCCCGGAGGAATGCAGTACGAAGCTCCGTACGGCAACGTGCTGATCGGGTCCTACGCCATGGTGGCCCGGCGCCACATGCACGAGTTCGGCACCACGTCCGAGCAGCTGGCCGAGGTGGCGGTGGCGGTGCGCCAGCACGCCCAGATGAACCCCGACGCCATGTACCGGGACCCGCTCACCGTCGAGGACGTCGTCGGCTCCCGGATGATCGCCGATCCGCTCCACAAGCTCGACTGCTGCGTGATCTCCGACGGCGGCGGGGCCGTGATCATGACCACGGCCGAGCGGGCGCGCGACCTGCGCCAGGCGCCGGTCTACGTGCTCGGCGCCGCCGGCGCCCACACCCACTGGAACATCTCGCAGATGGCGGACTTCACGACGTCCGGGGCGGCCAAGGCGGGACCGGAGGCGCTGGCCCGGGCCGGCGTCCGGCCCGAGGACATCGACACGGTTCAGCTGTACGACAGCTTCACCATCACGATCCTGCTGCTGCTCGAGGGCTTCGGCTTCTGCGGGCGGGGGGAGGGCGGGCCCTTCGCCGCCTCCGGGGTGCTGCGGCCGGGCGGGAGGCTGCCGCTCAACACCGACGGCGGGGGGCTGTCGTCCTGCCACCCCGGGATGCGGGGCATCTTCCTTCTGATCGAGGCCGCCCGGCAGCTCCGGGGCCAGGCCGGGCCGGCCCAGGTCCCCGACTGCCGGCTGGCGGCGGTGGGGGGCTCGGGCGGCTTCCTCTCCTACATCGGCACGGCCATCCTGGGCTCCGAACACCCCTGATCCGGGCCGGTCCCGGCCCTCGCCGGTTGCCAGTTGCGACCCCAAATTAGAATGTGTTCTAATCCGCCGGTGACCGAGTTACGCACTAGTGAGACCAAGCTCGAGTTCCCGTACAGCCGGACTCTCGGGCCGGTGGTGGGGGGGTTCCTGGCCGGTCTGCGGGACGGCCGGCTGCTGGGGATCAAGGCCAAGGACGGCCGGGTTCTGGTCCCGCCGGTCGGCTACGACCCCGAGACCGGGGAGCACCTGGGAACCGACATGATCGAGGTCGGCCCCGGCGGCACGGTGCGGGCCTGGACGTGGGTGGCCGAGCCCTCGGCCAAGCACCCGCTGGACAGGCCCTTCGCCTTTGCCCTGGTGCAGCCCGACGGCGCCGACACGACCATGGTGCACGCCGTGGACGCCGGCAGCCCGGACAAGATGTCCACGGGGATGAAGGTCACGCCGCGGTACCGGAAGGAGCCCCACGGGCTCGTAACCGACCTCGAGGCATGGGAGCCGGCCCGATGAGCGACACCACGACCGACACCAAGAAGGAGAACATGGTGATGGAGCACCTGGTCTCCCTCACCTACCGGGAGCGGCTCACGCCGAACCTGAACCGGTTCGTGGACGAGCTGCTCGAGGGCCGCCTCGTCGGCCACAAGTGCCCGGTCTGCGGCCGGGTGTACGTGCCCCCCAAGGGCTACTGCCCCCTCGACGTGGTGGCCACCGGCCCGGAGAACGAGGTCGAGGTATCCGACACCGGGACCCTGACCGGCTTCACCATCGTCACGCCGGTCGCCTACTACGGGCAGAAGGAGACCCAGCCCTTCGTGTACGCCACCGTGCTGCTCGACGGGGCGGACACCCCCCTCGGCGGCCAGGACATCACCGGCATCGCCCACGACCAGCTGCGGGCCGGCCTGCGGGTGAAGGCCATCTGGTTGCCCAAGAAGGACCGCAAGGTCGAGGGCATCTCCAACCGGGGCTTCGGCGGCCTGGGTGAAGTGATCACCAGCTTCGAAGCCACCGGCGAGCCCGACGCTCCGCGCGACGTCTACAAGGAGCACATCTTCTAAATGGCCGCCACATCCTCCAACGAAATCGCCATCGTCGGCTTCGCCCAGAGCCCCTCGGTGCGCGACGCCGATGCCAGCGAGGTGCAGCTGCTCGTCCCCGTGGTGGCGGCGGCCATCGAGCACGCCGGCATCGAGCGCCGGGACATCGGCTTCACGTGCTCGGGCAGCTGCGACTACCTGACGGGCGGCCCCTTTGCCTTCGTGTCCAACCTGGAGGCGGCGGGAGCATGGCCCCCGATCTCCGAGTCCCACGTCGAGGCCGACGGGGCGTGGGCCCTCTACGAGGCCTGGGTGCGCCTGCTCGAGGGTGACATCGACCTGGCCCTGGCGTTCGGGTCCGGAAAGTCGTCCCCGTCCAACCCGGCCGAGGTGTGGGCCCAGCAGCTCGACCCGTACTACCTGGCCCCCCTCGGCATCGACCCGGTCTCGCTGGCGGGGATCCAGGCCCGCGCCCTCCTCGACTCGGGCAAAGCCACCGAGCGCGACTTCGCCGAGGTCGTGGCCCGCAGCCGCCGCAACGCCAAGTCCAACCCCAACGCCCAGCTCAAGGGGGACGTCGATGTGGACGCCCTGCTGGCCGAGCCCTACTACCGGGAGCCGCTGCGCCGGCACGACCTGCCCCCCATCTCCGACGGGGCGGTGGCGGTGATCCTGGCCCGGGGGGACAAGGCCCGGGCCATCTGCTCCCGCCCGGTGTGGATCCGCGGCATCGACCACCGCATCGACGCCCACCAGCCCGGCATGCGCGACATCACCACGTCGAGCTCGGCCACGTTGGCGGCGCGCAAGGCCGGCTACGACGGCGGTCCCGTGGACGTGGCCGAGGTGTCGACCCCGTTCAGCCCCCAGGAGATCGTCCTGCGCGAGGCGCTGGGGCTCCCCGCCGGCACCAACGTCAACCCGTCCGGCGGCGCGCTGGCGGGGAACCCGATCATGGCCGAGGGGCTGATCCGGATCGTCGAGGCGGCGGCGCGGATCATGGACGGCTCCGCCAACCGGGCGCTGGCCCACGCCACGAGCGGCCAGCTCCTGCAGCAGAACCTGGTATGCGTCCTGGAGGGTGAGTGATGGAGCGGTGTGCGGTCGTCGGCGTCGGCCAGACCAATTTCAAGAAGAAGCGTGAGGACGTCTCGATAGCCGGGCTCCTGCGAGAGGCCATCGACCGGGCCCTCGAGGACGCCGACCTGTCGATCAAGGACATCGACGCCGTGGTCATCGGGAAGGCCCCCGACGCCTTCGAGGGCATCGTGCAGCCCGAGATCTTCCTGGCCGACGCCATCGGCGCGGCCAACAAGCCGCTGTTGCGGGTCCACACCGCCGGCAGCGTGGGGGGCTCGACGTTCGTGGTCGGAGCCCACCACGTGATCACGGGCATCCACGAGCGGGTGCTGGCCGTGGCGTGGGAGAAGCAGTCCGAGGGCAACGCCCAGTGGGGACTGGCCGGGGGGCGCTCGGGCGGGATCGGGGCGGGAGGCGCCTTTGCCCCGTGGATGCGGGCCTACATCGAGGAGTCGGGTGCGCCCGAGTACATCGGGTGGATGGTGGCCGTGAAGGACCGCCGCAACGCCGCCAAGAACCCGTACGCCCACCTGAAGATGCCCGACATCACCCTCGAGACGGTGAAGGAGTCCCCGATGCTGTGGGACCCCATCCGGTTCCACGAGTCGTGCCCGTCGTCGGACGGGGCCTGTGCCGTCGTGCTCACCAACGAGGCGGGAGCCAAGCGGGCGCCCCGCCCGGCGGCGTGGGTGCACGCCCTGGCCGTTCGCACCGAGCTGGGCCAGTTCCCCGGACGCAACCCGGTGCGGCCCCAGGCCGGCGTGGACTGCGCCCACGATGTGTACCGCCAGGCCGGCATCACCGACCCCCGCGCCCAGATCGACATGGCCGAGCTCTACGTCCCGTTCAGCTGGTACGAGCCGATGTGGCTCGAGGGCCACGACATCGCCGGTCCGGGCGAGGGCTGGAAGATGGTCGACTCGGGGGAGACCGACATCGACGGCAGCTTCCCGGTGAACCCCTCGGGCGGCGTGCTGTCCACCAACGCCATCGGGGCGTCGGGCATGGTCCGGTTCGCCGAGTGCGCCCTCCAGGTGCGGGGGATGGCGGGGGAGCACCAGATCGACGGGGCCCGGACCAGCCTGGCCCAGGCGTACGGGGGGGCGGCGCAGTACTTCGCCATGGGCGTGCTGCGCTCCGAGCCTCCGCAGTAGGGAAGTACGCCGGTGCGGCCCTACCGGCTGATCTCGGCCGACAGCCATGTCAACGAGCCACCGGACCTGTGGACGAGCCGCGTGCCGGCGGCGCTGCGCGACCGGGCGCCGCGCGTCGAGCAGTTCCCCGAGGGGGATGCCTGGGTCATCGAGGGGGTGAACGAGCCGGTCAACTTCGGCTGGAATGCCTGCGCCGGCCTCCCGCCCGAGGAGATGACCGGCTGGTCCCGCGTGGCGGACACCCGCCGCGGCGGCTACGACCCGGCCGCCCGCGTCGAGGAGATGGACCGGGACGGGGTCGACGCCGAGGTGCTCTATCCCACGCCCCGGCTGTCCAATGCGATCGTGGCCAACCGCGACGCCGAGTACCACCTGGCCATGGTGCGCGCCTACAACGACTGGATCTCCGAGTACGTGGAGCACGCGCCGGAGCGCTTCGCCGGGTTGGCCATCCTCCCCAACCGGGGTGTCGAGGCGGCGGTGGCGGAGATCGGCCGGGTTCTCGACCAGCCCGGGATGCGGGGCGTGGTCATGGGGTGCTACCCCAACGGCACGCTGGCCCTCCAGCCCGAGGACGACAAGGTGTGGGGCACCCTCGAGGAGCGGAGGGTGCCGTTGGGCATCCACGTTTCGCTCACCCAGGCCATGCCCTCGGCCCACCGGGCCAAGCTGCCCGGCTACGGACGCTTCTTCGACGCCCCCAACCGGATGATCGAGATGGTCTTCGAGGGCGTGTTCGATCGCTTCCCGGAGCTGGATGTGGTCTTTGCCGAGGTGGACTTCGGCTGGGTGCCCTACGTGAAGGAGCAGATCGACAACAACTACCAGCGCCTGGAGCCGACCAGCCGCTTCGGTCTGCCCGCTCCGCCGAGCGAGTACATCGACCGCCACTTCCACTTCGGCTTCATCACCGACACCTTCGGCCTGCGCAGCCTGGCGTGGATGGACCCCCGGCGGGTCCTGTGGTCCAGCGACTACCCCCACATCAGCGCCGACTGGCCCTACTCGTGGCGCACCATCCAGGCCTCGATGTCGGGGGTGCCGGGGGACCAGCGCTCGCTGATCCTGGCCGGAAACGCCAGCCGCCTGTACCAGTTCGGCTGAGGGTCTCCTGACGTGTCGGGTCCCTGGCCGGCGGCCGCCCGGCCCCGCCCCGAGCGTCTCTCCGTCTACGTCATCAGCATCACCCCGTTTACCGGCGACGGGTCCTTCGACGAGGAGTCCACGCGCTCGCACCTGCGCCGGATGGCGGCGGGCGGGGTCGGCGTGTACCTCGGCGGCGGGGGCAGCGGCGAGGGCTACGTGCTGTCGCGCCCCGAGACTCTGAGGCTGCTGGAGATCGGCGTGGAGGAGCTGCGGGGTCAGGTTCCGGTCCGCGCCATGGGCGTCGAGCCCCGCTCGGCGGCCGAGATGGTCGACCTCATCGGGACGGCGGCCGCGACCGGGATCGAGGCCGTGCAGGTGTACTCACTCGATCCGGGCCACGGCCACCGGCCGACGATGGACGAGGTGCAGCGCTACTTCGACGACGTGCTCGGCCAGGTGGCGGTGCCGGCGGTGCTCTCCACCCATCAGTCGGTCGGGTACCAGGTACCCGTTCCCCTGCTGGTCGACCTGGCGGAGAGGCACCCGCACCTGATCGGGGTGAACTGCAGCCACCAGGACCTGGGCTACCTGGCGGCGCTGGCCGACGCCGTGACCGACCGCCTGGAGCTGCACGTCGGGGGGCCGCAGCTGGGCCTCACCGCCCTGGCCCTGGGGGCCAACGGCTTCCTGTCGTCGGAGGCCAACCTGGCCCCGCGGCTGTGCGCCGAGGTCGTCGCA is from Acidimicrobiales bacterium and encodes:
- the nirB gene encoding nitrite reductase large subunit NirB; this encodes LIVGHGGLDGWRVVVFAEEPRLAYDRVALSALFSGTTPEELSLVAEGAYDGVLVHLADPAVSVDRKQRLVVSASGAEERYDALVLATGSYPFVPPVPGHDLPGCFVYRTMDDLERIRLYADGARVGAVVGGGLLGLEAANALQALGLETHVVEVADRLMPLQVDDGGASALEARITELGVSVHTGVQTTDLLPGPEGRVGAMRFTDGPDLDVDLVVFSAGIRPRDDLARSCGLEVGPRGGVVVDDACRTSDARIYAIGECALARGRTWGLVGPGNDMARAVASQLMGEAAEFTDADLSAKLKLMGVDVASFGDCFGETEGSRDVVLRDDVSRVYKRLVLDGDTGVVIGGVLVGDANAYQLLRLMASGQVPTPERPELLLFPAGADQAGPGVLSMPDEATICSCNNVTKGSICAAIGEGGITDVGGVKATSRAGTTCGGCVPLLADLLRDELLKAGVVVRNDLCEHFAHSRQELFDIVRLRRIGTFAELLAGYGQGRGCEICKPAVASMLASLGSGYILDGEQAGLQDTNDHFLANLQRDGSYSVVPRVPGGEITPDQLITIGEVAREFGLYTKITGGQRIDLFGARVEQLPAIWARLIDAGMESGHAYGKALRTVKSCVGRTWCRYGVQDSTSMAVRLELRYRGLRAPHKIKSAVSGCTRECAEAQSKDFGVIATERGWNLYVGGNGGMRPQHAELLASDLDDDTLIRYIDRFLMFYIRTAGRLERTATWLNKLDGGIDYLRSVVVDDLLGVGPELEAEMDRHVAGYECEWKATVADADRAARFRTFLNDDRPDPSIVRVRERGQMRPAHRHEKDHAGAGR
- the nirD gene encoding nitrite reductase small subunit NirD — encoded protein: MSARTRAPGGAPVGAQMAGAETVDLWVDVCALDELTPDRGACVLVGSEQVALFRLSGEDRVYALSNLDPFSEAYVLSRGIVGSKGDTPKVASPVYKQSFDLRTGQCVDDGSVSVPAYPVALSGGRVLVGIG
- a CDS encoding formate/nitrite transporter family protein, which codes for MTVGIQEALGDQAELATTKARILRRSWPSYLLSSMLAGAFVGVAVLLMVMVSASWIVSKGPVAKLVEGSVFGVALALVVFAGAELWTGNAMVMAQGLMKRTASLSDAVAVWVGSFVGNLVGSIGFAVLVNASGVLHTGAEKGKPAVFVTAVAALVKSKAALTGGQLFFRSVLCNMLVCLAMWMAARTKSDAAKLIVLSWGLLAFVASGFEHSVANMTLFSLGALAHVGTWSELARNLMWTGPGNLVGGALLVGAAYGWLGRPLPASVGRVDLAVERVEPAAAPAPVAAAS
- a CDS encoding LLM class F420-dependent oxidoreductase gives rise to the protein MKLGLQLGYWGAQPPADALDKILEAEKLGFDIVFTAESWGSDAFSPLAWWGASTSRVRLGTSIIQMSARTPTSTAMSALTIDHLSGGRMVLGLGLSGPQVVEGWYGQPFGKPLARTREFVGIVRQVLAREAPVTSPGPHFPLPYTGPNSLGLGKPLRPITHPLRADLPILLGSEGPKNVALTAEIADGWLPIYYSPKVGDMYRSWLNEGFSRPGARTTPDRFEILTNCSIVVTDERDKVLESMRPMLGFYIGGMGAKEMNFHKNVFSRMGYEKEADQIQDLFFEGRRDEATAAVPLQMVADISLVGSREQIRAELPMWEEAGVTGLVIGARSLDEMRTVAEVILG
- a CDS encoding 3-oxoacid CoA-transferase subunit A, which produces MPIDKVVGSFDEAVADVADGSLIHIGGFGGPAEYPSYLIAALARKGSKGLTVTGNHSGFSEGQLTMMKQRMSGMMAYPDDYFSPGILVERGQVAKGILAFPVLPGAALKVPFEELLEKGEVELELIGQGSLAERIRAARAGIAAFYTPVGPGTVTQRDKDVRWFDGRPHLLERALKGDFSIIRAHKADRWGNLVYRGTARTFNATMAGGSHVTIAEVDEIVELGELDPECIITPAPYVQRVVVRPQEPVSDWRTAC
- a CDS encoding CoA-transferase, whose product is MLSTPRFEDKPRLDDWAMAMRAAQELEEGGKVFNLGFGIPMLISSFVDRDAEVLLHSENGVIGFGPVIEDPERADRYCINGGGQPVEKRPGVAFMSHEESFALIRGGWVDVTFLGALQVAANGDLANWKVPGKISGALGGGQDLAFCAKSVVCITTHQTKDGTPKIVNRLSLDITAPACVRRIISDIAVIDINPDGLVLREVLPGWTPDEVQQVTEPELSVASDLLEMAL
- a CDS encoding acetyl-CoA acetyltransferase: MADRTPVIVGVGLSDYPKAPHLDSVQHHVQAMQRALEDCGLPKSEIDGYMCAGSPMGGDDAAGMAEYLRIDHRFIDGTMVGGSTFEFFVQHAAAAIQEGLCDTVLMTYGSNQLSAQGRMLGSRGFQGRGARVPGGMQYEAPYGNVLIGSYAMVARRHMHEFGTTSEQLAEVAVAVRQHAQMNPDAMYRDPLTVEDVVGSRMIADPLHKLDCCVISDGGGAVIMTTAERARDLRQAPVYVLGAAGAHTHWNISQMADFTTSGAAKAGPEALARAGVRPEDIDTVQLYDSFTITILLLLEGFGFCGRGEGGPFAASGVLRPGGRLPLNTDGGGLSSCHPGMRGIFLLIEAARQLRGQAGPAQVPDCRLAAVGGSGGFLSYIGTAILGSEHP
- a CDS encoding OB-fold domain-containing protein, yielding MTELRTSETKLEFPYSRTLGPVVGGFLAGLRDGRLLGIKAKDGRVLVPPVGYDPETGEHLGTDMIEVGPGGTVRAWTWVAEPSAKHPLDRPFAFALVQPDGADTTMVHAVDAGSPDKMSTGMKVTPRYRKEPHGLVTDLEAWEPAR
- a CDS encoding Zn-ribbon domain-containing OB-fold protein translates to MSDTTTDTKKENMVMEHLVSLTYRERLTPNLNRFVDELLEGRLVGHKCPVCGRVYVPPKGYCPLDVVATGPENEVEVSDTGTLTGFTIVTPVAYYGQKETQPFVYATVLLDGADTPLGGQDITGIAHDQLRAGLRVKAIWLPKKDRKVEGISNRGFGGLGEVITSFEATGEPDAPRDVYKEHIF
- a CDS encoding thiolase domain-containing protein is translated as MAATSSNEIAIVGFAQSPSVRDADASEVQLLVPVVAAAIEHAGIERRDIGFTCSGSCDYLTGGPFAFVSNLEAAGAWPPISESHVEADGAWALYEAWVRLLEGDIDLALAFGSGKSSPSNPAEVWAQQLDPYYLAPLGIDPVSLAGIQARALLDSGKATERDFAEVVARSRRNAKSNPNAQLKGDVDVDALLAEPYYREPLRRHDLPPISDGAVAVILARGDKARAICSRPVWIRGIDHRIDAHQPGMRDITTSSSATLAARKAGYDGGPVDVAEVSTPFSPQEIVLREALGLPAGTNVNPSGGALAGNPIMAEGLIRIVEAAARIMDGSANRALAHATSGQLLQQNLVCVLEGE
- a CDS encoding thiolase domain-containing protein, with translation MERCAVVGVGQTNFKKKREDVSIAGLLREAIDRALEDADLSIKDIDAVVIGKAPDAFEGIVQPEIFLADAIGAANKPLLRVHTAGSVGGSTFVVGAHHVITGIHERVLAVAWEKQSEGNAQWGLAGGRSGGIGAGGAFAPWMRAYIEESGAPEYIGWMVAVKDRRNAAKNPYAHLKMPDITLETVKESPMLWDPIRFHESCPSSDGACAVVLTNEAGAKRAPRPAAWVHALAVRTELGQFPGRNPVRPQAGVDCAHDVYRQAGITDPRAQIDMAELYVPFSWYEPMWLEGHDIAGPGEGWKMVDSGETDIDGSFPVNPSGGVLSTNAIGASGMVRFAECALQVRGMAGEHQIDGARTSLAQAYGGAAQYFAMGVLRSEPPQ